Within the Ornithinimicrobium humiphilum genome, the region CGGGGCGGACGGTCAGAAATCGAGAAGCGGGCCGCGCCGCGGCATGGCTAGCGTGAGGGACATGACGATCTCGTTCCGCTCCTCCGCCCGGCTGGTCAACGGGCGGTGCATCGTGCAGCTCCCCGAGGACGCCAGCGCCGCGCTGCCCTCGCGGGGCCAGGTGGCCGTCGACGCCGTGATCGGCGGACGCCCCGTCGCGACGGTGCTGGAGCCCGACGGCCGCAAGGGGCACTGGATCTCGGTCGCCGAGGACCTGCAGGACGGCCTCGGCCTGACCGACGGCGACCCGGTCGCGGTCGACCTCGAGATCCGCAGCACCTGGCCCGAGCCGCAGCTGCCCGACGACCTCGCCGAGGCGCTGGCGGGGGCGCCGGACCTCGCCGACGTCTGGCAGGACATCACCCCGATGGCCCGCTGGGAGTGGGTCCGCTGGGTGGGCGCGACCCGCAACCTCGCGACCAGGCAGCGCCGCGTCGAGGTCACCCTCTCCAAGCTGCGCGACGGCAAGCGCCGCCCCTGCTGCTTCGACCTCGCCTCCTGCACCGACCCCGAGCTCTCCCGCAGCGGCAAGCTCGTCGTGGGCTGAGGCACCCGGCCACGGGCGACGTCCCCGCGCACGACGAAGGGGCCGGACCTCGTGGAGGTCCGGCCCCTTCGTCCCGGCGTCGGGCGCCGGCTGCGCGGTGGCGGTGGGATTTGAACCCACGGAGGACTTGCGCCCTCACACGCTTTCGAGGCGTGCTCCTTAGGCCGCTCGGACACGCCACCGCCGGACAGGTTACCCGACGGTGCAGGACAGCCTGAAATCGCGTCCGGGGCCGACCACGGACCTCTCTCCCGAGCCCGCCGCCTGGCTCGTCAACCCCGCCGCCGCCCGAAGAAGTCCACCAGCAGCCGCCCGCACTCCTCCTCGAGGATCCCGCCGACGACCTCCGGGCGGTGCAGGGCGCGGCGGTCCCGGGGCAGGTCCCACACCGACCCGCAGGCGCCGGCCTTCGGGTCCCAGGCCCCCAGCACGATCCGGTCCACACGGGCGAGCACGGCCGCGCCGGCGCACATCGCGCACGGCTCGAGCGTGACGACGAGGCTGCAGCCGTCCAGCCGCCACGCACCCAGTGCCGCGCCGGCCCGGCGCAGGGCCACCACCTCGGCGTGCCCCGTGGGGTCGTGCTCGACCTCACGCAGGTTGTGCCCCCGCCCCAGGACCGAGCCGTCCGGACCCACCACGACGGCCCCGATCGGCACGTCGCCGGAGGCGCCCACGGCCTCCGCCTCGCCGAGCGCGAGGCGCATCCAGGCGGCATACCCCTCCTGGGCCCAGGCGGTCCCGGCCGGATTCGGCCCGGGCAGGGTGTGCTGCGGATCGGTCACGACCTAGAGTCTGTCCCATGCGCGTCCACGTTGCCGACCACCCGCTCATCGCCCACAAGCTGACCTACCTGCGGGACAGGCGGACCGACACGCCGACCTTCCGCCGGCTCACCGACGAGCTCGTGACGCTGCTCGCCTACGAGGCGACGC harbors:
- a CDS encoding nucleoside deaminase — its product is MRLALGEAEAVGASGDVPIGAVVVGPDGSVLGRGHNLREVEHDPTGHAEVVALRRAGAALGAWRLDGCSLVVTLEPCAMCAGAAVLARVDRIVLGAWDPKAGACGSVWDLPRDRRALHRPEVVGGILEEECGRLLVDFFGRRRG
- a CDS encoding YdeI/OmpD-associated family protein, with product MTISFRSSARLVNGRCIVQLPEDASAALPSRGQVAVDAVIGGRPVATVLEPDGRKGHWISVAEDLQDGLGLTDGDPVAVDLEIRSTWPEPQLPDDLAEALAGAPDLADVWQDITPMARWEWVRWVGATRNLATRQRRVEVTLSKLRDGKRRPCCFDLASCTDPELSRSGKLVVG